From Pseudorca crassidens isolate mPseCra1 chromosome 7, mPseCra1.hap1, whole genome shotgun sequence, a single genomic window includes:
- the MORN5 gene encoding MORN repeat-containing protein 5 isoform X2, producing MEYTGSQYIGEFVDGRMEGEAEYILPTETKYVGEMKDGMFHGQGTLYFPSGSRYDAIWEKGLVVKASLDSPIWTRPEKSLQAVMTAEMASITQPRGLSRTIRIAF from the exons ATGGAGTACACGGGGAGCCAATATATTGGGGAATTTGTAGATGGGAG GATGGAGGGTGAAGCCGAATACATCCTCCCTACCGAAACAAAGTATGTTGGGGAAATGAAGGACGGCATGTTTCATGGCCAAGGAACCTTGTACTTCCCCAGTGGGAGCCGATATGATGCCATTTGGGAGAAAGGATTGGTTGTAAAG GCATCTCTCGACTCACCAATATGGACCCGCCCAGAAAAATCCCTCCAGGCTGTTATGACTGCGGAGATGGCTTCTATAACCCAACCACGAGGATTGTCAAGGACTATAAGAATCGCTTTCTGA
- the NDUFA8 gene encoding NADH dehydrogenase [ubiquinone] 1 alpha subcomplex subunit 8, which translates to MRRRYVAHGSRKGSSRRRGRRGSGHLLGVGATAVMPGIVELPTLEDLKVQEVKVSSSVLKAAAHHYGAQCDKPNKEFMLCRWEEKDPRRCLEESKLVNQCALDFFRQIKQHCLEPFTEYWTCIDYSGLQLFRRCRKQQAKFDECVLDKLGWVRPDLGELSKVTKVKTDRPLPENPYDSRARPEPSPETEGDLKPARHGSRLFFWTM; encoded by the exons ATGCGCAGACGGTACGTGGCCCACGGCAGTCGGAAGGGGAGTTCAAGGAGACGTGGGCGACGCGGCAGCGGGCACCTCCTCGGGGTCGGGGCTACCGCCGTCATGCCCGGGATAGTGGAGCTGCCCACTCTGGAGGACCTGAAAGTGCAGGAG GTGAAAGTCAGTTCTTCTGTGCTGAAAGCTGCGGCCCATCACTATGGAGCTCAGTGCGATAAGCCCAACAAGGAGTTCATGCTCTGCCGGTGGGAAGAGAAGGACCCGAGGCGGTGTTTAGAGGAAAGCAAGCTTGTCAACCAGTGTGCCCTGGACTTCTTTAG GCAGATAAAGCAGCACTGTTTGGAGCCTTTTACAGAATACTGGACCTGCATCGATTACTCCGGCTTGCAGTTATTTCGTCGGTGTCGCAAACAGCAGGCGAAGTTTGACGAGTGTGTGTTGGACAAACTGGGCTGGGTGCGACCCGACCTGGGGGAGCTGTCAAAG GTCACCAAAGTGAAAACAGATCGGCCTTTACCAGAGAATCCCTATGACTCAAGAGCAAGGCCAGAGCCCAGCCCTGAGACGGAAGGAGATCTGAAGCCCGCCAGACATGGCAGCCGCCTCTTTTTCTGGACCATGTGA